The Lentisphaera araneosa HTCC2155 DNA segment TTGGGTATGAGGAACTTTTCACGATAAAACTTGAGTTCTTCAATAGATTCAATGATGTCGTCTAGAGCTCGGTGAGAGGTCTTCTTTGTGAAGTATGACTTCTTCTGTCCATACCAACGATTAAAGAGTTCTTTCATGCTTGAAACATCCACCACCCTGTAGTGAAGCACATCAATAATATCAGGCATATGCTTCGTCAGAAACATGCGGTCCTGACCAATTGAATTACCGCAGAGTGGTGCACGACCTTTTTCGCAAAATTCTAAAATGAAATCTCGCGTTTGTCGGCAGGCTTCTTCTTGGCTGACCGTCGACTCTTTTACGGCTTGAGTCAGTCCTGATTCACCGTGGTGTTTTATGCACCAATCATTCATATTATTCATTACTTCGTCGCTTTGATGAATGATCAGGCAAGGCCCCTTAGCGATAATATTGAGTTCACTATCTGTAACTAAGGTGGCGATCTCGATGATTTTATCATTGTCGGGGTTGAGGCCCGTCATTTCTAAATCCATCCAAACTAGATTATTGGTGCTTTTCATTGATTGGCTCTTTCTCTGTTGGGATCTACGAGTAGAGGATCCTCATCTTTTAAAAATCTTAATAAGTCTTGCGATACTTCAAAAGCGGTGGCATAGCGGTCGTCACTTTCGGTGGCCATCATCGTCATAATAATTTGCGCTAGCGCTTCTGGACATTCAGAGAATTCACCTCTTGGGTCTGGTGGAGGATTCTCAATGCGAGCATTCACCACTTCTAGCAAGCCACCGTAGTTAAAGGGAGGTAGGCCTACCACTAAATGGTAGAGTGTACATCCCAGAGAGTAAATATCTGAACGATTATCTTGATAGACGTCAGTTTGAATCATCTCAGGAGAGAGGTAAAAGGGAGTGCCCAAAATATTGCGACTCTCTTGTACCGCCATTTCATGATTGGACGTTAAGCCAAAGTCACAAAGTTTTACTGCACCTTCTTTGGTTACAATGATGTTATGAGGTTTGACGTCCCGGTGGATCATTAGAAAATTGGACCATACGTAATCGAGCGCGTTACAGGCATGAATCATTGCTGCTACCGCTTCTTTCGGTTCCATTTGTACGTAGAGTTCTAAGTACTCACCAAGGTTGAGGCCACTAACATGCTCCATGACGATGTACATAATGTTTTCATGTACACCACCTTCAAAAATACGTACGATATTTTCGTGAACCAGTTGCGATGCCGTTTCGACTTCTTGTAAAAACTCTTGTGAAACGTTGTTGTCATCTTCACATTTAGTGAAAAAAAGCTTTAGGGCGTAGTCGAGACCCGATGGTTTATGCTTAGCTTTAACAACGATAGAATGGCCACCAGCGCCAATGGCTTCGTCGATGATGAAATCACCGAAAACGATGTCTGGTGCATCGTCTAAAATTGCAATATTAAGTTTGTCACAGAAAGAGCAGAAATCTATGCCCCCGCCTTTTGACAAATTTGTCTCAAAAACCCTTCCGCAGTGCTCACAGGAATATGACATTTCTGTTCCCCAAAGTTAAAAAAATGATAAATCCTTTAAAAACTGCCTCCGAGCATCGCCTTTTCAAGGCAGTATGGCTTTACATTAGGAGTTTTTTTCCTACTTTTATGAATGTTTTTTTGCAATTTTGTGTGGTGTCGTTGCTTAAAAATAAAATATAAAATAAATTTAGGTAAGAGAATGAGTGAGGACTTTAGTTCCTGTTTGAGGGATATCCCGGACTTTCCAAGTCCAGGAATCATATTTAAAGATATTAGTCCATTACTAGCTAATCCACAAAAATTCACTGCAGTGATCGAAGCCATGGCGAAACTCGTCAAGGACAAAGAGATAGATTATCTCCTTGGGATTGATTCGCGCGGCTTTATTTTTGCGGCGGCTTTAGCACAAAAACTTAACTTAGGAATGGTCATGGCTAGAAAGCCAGGCAAGCTTCCAGGTGATGTGGTGAGTCAATCCTATGAACTAGAGTACGGTACAGCAACTCTAGAAATTCAAACTGATGCTTTTAAGGCGGGTGATCGAGTATTGATCATCGACGACGTATTAGCAACAGGTGGAACGGCTAGAGCCGCGGGTGACTTAGTTGAAAAAATGGGTGCCCAAACTGCGGGCTTCGCATTTTTTGTGGAACTAGAATTTTTAAATGGTAAACAGGTACTGGATTCAAGTTCAGTCACTTCTTTAGTCAAATTTTAATTACAAAATTGAAGGGATAAAATGAGTAACGATATCGAAGTAACTATGCAAGAGGATAGGCTTTTTGAGCCCACTTTTGAATTCGTCGAGCAAGCACACATCAAATCTAAAGGTCAATACGACGCCATGTACATGGAATCAATTCGTAGCCCAGAAAAATTTTGGGGCGGAATTGCCGAAGAATTCACTTGGAAAAAGAAATGGGATCAAGTTATCAACTGGGACGATGCGCCAGTAGCTAAATGGTTTGATGGTGCCGAACTCAATATTACTGAGAACTGCTTGGATCGTCACTTGGAAACGGAAAGACGCACAAAAGCGGCTTTGATTTGGGAAGGTGAGCCAGGCGACAGCCTCACACTAACTTACGAAGAACTTCACGATCGCGTTTGCCGTGCTGCTGCCATGTTGCGCGAACAAGGCGTTAAAAAAGGCGACCGTGTAACAATTTATTTGCCAATGGTTCCTGAGCTCATGATCTCAGTTCTTGCCTGTGCGAGAGTGGGTGCGATTCACTCGGTGATTTTTGGTGGTTTCTCTTCAGGTGCAATTTTAGACCGTGTTAAAGATGCCGAATCTGAAGTTGTAATTACTGCTGATGGTGGCTGGCGCCGTGGTAAAAAACTTGGCCTCAAAAACATTGTGGATGACGCAATTAACCAAACGGACATCGTAAAAACTTGTATCGTTGTTCAGCGTGCTGAAATTGATCACGAGATGAAAGAAGGCCGCGATATTTACTGGAACGATGTTTACCCAGCAGCTGGAACAGCTTTCGAAGCTGAGACAATGAAAGCTCAGGATCCCCTTTTCCTTCTCTACACTTCTGGTTCCACTGGTAAGCCTAAAGGTGTTCAGCACTCAACGGCTGGTTACATGGTGGGAACTTACACAACGACTAAGTATATCTTCGACATGAAAGATACCGACGTGTACTGGTGTACGGCCGATGTGGGATGGATCACTGGCCACAGTTACCTCGTTTACGGTCCTTTACTTAATGGTGCTTCAATCGTCATGTACGAAGGTGCACCAAACTTCCCTGACCTCGACCGTTTCTGGGATGTTATCGAAAAATATAAAGTTTCTATTTTCTACACAGCACCAACAGCGATTCGCGCATTCATGAGCTGGGGTGACGAGCACGTAGAGAAGCACGATATCTCTTCACTGCGTCTTCTCGGTACAGTGGGTGAACCGATTAATCCAGAAGCTTGGATGTGGTATCACGAGAAAATTGGTGCGTCACGTTGTCCAATTGTCGACACTTGGTGGCAGACTGAAACCGGTGGCGTCATGATTACTCCGATGCCTGGTGTAACGAAGACTCGTCCGGGTTGTGCAACAACTCCTTTCTTTGGTGTCGACGCAGCGATTGTCGATGAAAAAGGCAACGAAGTTCCAGATGGTAAAGGTGGATTACTTGTGATTCGTAAGCCATGGCCTTCAATGTTGACCAATATCTGGGGCGACCTCGAGCGTTTCAAAGAAATGTACTGGAGTCGTTTCGCTGAGCAGGGTTATTACCTCGCAGGTGATGGCGCCGTAAAAGACGAAAATGGTTACATCACAATTCTCGGTCGTATCGATGATGTGATCAATGTCTCCGGTCACCGTCTCTCAACTATGGAACTCGAAAGTTGCTTAGTGGCTCACCCAAGCGTTGCCGAAGCAGCTGTGGTTGGTTTTGAGCATAATATTAAAGGCGAAGGCATTGCGGCTTACGTCATCACCAATACTGGTTTCACAAAAACCGAAGATGATAAGACGGCTTTGAAAAAGTATATCGCAAGTGAAATCGGTGCTTTTGCACGTCCCGATCAAATTCACTTTGCCGATGCACTGCCAAAAACTCGCTCAGGTAAAATCATGCGTCGCGTCTTGAAAGAGATTGCAGCTGGTCGTGATATTGAAGGCGATTTAAGTACTATTGAGGATATCGCAGCCCTCAAAAAACTTGCGGCTTCCGCAAAAGCTTAAGCAATTATCAAAACAGCCTCGGTTCTACCGAGGCTTTTTTGTGTATTCTTTGAATTTAAAATTAGCCATTA contains these protein-coding regions:
- a CDS encoding serine/threonine protein kinase, encoding MSYSCEHCGRVFETNLSKGGGIDFCSFCDKLNIAILDDAPDIVFGDFIIDEAIGAGGHSIVVKAKHKPSGLDYALKLFFTKCEDDNNVSQEFLQEVETASQLVHENIVRIFEGGVHENIMYIVMEHVSGLNLGEYLELYVQMEPKEAVAAMIHACNALDYVWSNFLMIHRDVKPHNIIVTKEGAVKLCDFGLTSNHEMAVQESRNILGTPFYLSPEMIQTDVYQDNRSDIYSLGCTLYHLVVGLPPFNYGGLLEVVNARIENPPPDPRGEFSECPEALAQIIMTMMATESDDRYATAFEVSQDLLRFLKDEDPLLVDPNRERANQ
- the orn gene encoding oligoribonuclease, with the translated sequence MKSTNNLVWMDLEMTGLNPDNDKIIEIATLVTDSELNIIAKGPCLIIHQSDEVMNNMNDWCIKHHGESGLTQAVKESTVSQEEACRQTRDFILEFCEKGRAPLCGNSIGQDRMFLTKHMPDIIDVLHYRVVDVSSMKELFNRWYGQKKSYFTKKTSHRALDDIIESIEELKFYREKFLIPKADL
- a CDS encoding adenine phosphoribosyltransferase; amino-acid sequence: MSEDFSSCLRDIPDFPSPGIIFKDISPLLANPQKFTAVIEAMAKLVKDKEIDYLLGIDSRGFIFAAALAQKLNLGMVMARKPGKLPGDVVSQSYELEYGTATLEIQTDAFKAGDRVLIIDDVLATGGTARAAGDLVEKMGAQTAGFAFFVELEFLNGKQVLDSSSVTSLVKF
- the acs gene encoding acetate--CoA ligase is translated as MSNDIEVTMQEDRLFEPTFEFVEQAHIKSKGQYDAMYMESIRSPEKFWGGIAEEFTWKKKWDQVINWDDAPVAKWFDGAELNITENCLDRHLETERRTKAALIWEGEPGDSLTLTYEELHDRVCRAAAMLREQGVKKGDRVTIYLPMVPELMISVLACARVGAIHSVIFGGFSSGAILDRVKDAESEVVITADGGWRRGKKLGLKNIVDDAINQTDIVKTCIVVQRAEIDHEMKEGRDIYWNDVYPAAGTAFEAETMKAQDPLFLLYTSGSTGKPKGVQHSTAGYMVGTYTTTKYIFDMKDTDVYWCTADVGWITGHSYLVYGPLLNGASIVMYEGAPNFPDLDRFWDVIEKYKVSIFYTAPTAIRAFMSWGDEHVEKHDISSLRLLGTVGEPINPEAWMWYHEKIGASRCPIVDTWWQTETGGVMITPMPGVTKTRPGCATTPFFGVDAAIVDEKGNEVPDGKGGLLVIRKPWPSMLTNIWGDLERFKEMYWSRFAEQGYYLAGDGAVKDENGYITILGRIDDVINVSGHRLSTMELESCLVAHPSVAEAAVVGFEHNIKGEGIAAYVITNTGFTKTEDDKTALKKYIASEIGAFARPDQIHFADALPKTRSGKIMRRVLKEIAAGRDIEGDLSTIEDIAALKKLAASAKA